A single Paenibacillus sp. FSL R5-0517 DNA region contains:
- a CDS encoding YtrH family sporulation protein, whose protein sequence is MSTFLSKAILDFFIAFGIVLGGAMIGGIGAVISLQPPTQTMLDISGKIKIWALAAAVGGTIDPMRVIESNFLDGNLSPAVKQILYLISAFMGAHMGTELVKWVCGGGRS, encoded by the coding sequence GTGAGCACATTTTTGTCCAAAGCCATTCTTGATTTCTTTATTGCGTTTGGAATCGTGCTGGGTGGCGCGATGATCGGAGGTATTGGAGCGGTGATTTCTCTCCAGCCTCCAACACAGACGATGCTCGATATTTCCGGGAAAATAAAGATATGGGCACTCGCAGCTGCTGTGGGTGGCACCATTGATCCCATGCGTGTCATCGAGAGCAATTTCCTGGATGGTAACCTGTCTCCAGCGGTCAAACAAATTCTGTATCTGATCTCTGCTTTTATGGGCGCACATATGGGAACAGAACTGGTAAAGTGGGTGTGCGGCGGAGGCCGGAGCTAA
- a CDS encoding YtpI family protein, with the protein MFIDVLKYVLIAIFTVAMVLAALNSIRSHRSSYATSAGLYRSWMNIWMGGMLVVLALILMFVFTGSTLSVVVEALFLIMGAYNVFAGIRNRSYYARIQQRSSNGSGTTSGQSA; encoded by the coding sequence GTGTTCATTGATGTACTCAAATATGTACTAATCGCTATCTTTACTGTTGCCATGGTTTTGGCAGCGTTGAACAGCATTCGTTCACACAGAAGCTCGTATGCTACCAGCGCTGGTCTGTACCGTTCGTGGATGAATATCTGGATGGGTGGTATGCTTGTTGTTCTTGCGCTGATCCTGATGTTTGTCTTCACGGGTTCCACCTTATCTGTGGTTGTGGAAGCGCTATTTCTAATTATGGGTGCGTATAATGTATTTGCCGGAATACGTAACCGCAGTTATTATGCGCGGATTCAACAACGGTCCAGTAACGGATCAGGTACAACTTCCGGACAATCTGCATGA